From the genome of Anopheles funestus chromosome 2RL, idAnoFuneDA-416_04, whole genome shotgun sequence:
TGCGCTATTGTTTGACATTTCGAAACACGTGCTCAAGGTGATTAGAGTGGATAAGGTGGTGAAATTGAGAGAATGATGACGTTTTACCAGTTGACATAACAGATCGAGTGGTGAATTTAGATCTTCTACACAACAAAATGCCTTGAAAATAACTGGCCGAAAGCTTGCAGAATCGATTAAATATGCACAGATGGTTCTCAATTTTCTAAATCCAAATAATTTGTTCATAAATGTGTAGATATAGATACTATTTTCACCACTCACAATGTACGATAATTACAAAAAGTTCAGTCCAATTCGGTACACTGGGTTTTCACCACTGATATCCATTGTGTAATCACCTTGAGTCGTCTCCAATCTTGAAAGTCATTTTAATACACCTTATCAAATTCAGGCGGCTTCggcaaacagcagcaaacaattGCGATAGGCATTCTTACACTCTTTATCTTCCTCAAATCAAACATCCTGTTGTTGGTGATAATTGGAGAAGTTAAGGGAACATTGCATTGCTTAATTGTGCTTCGCTGAAGACCGTACGCTTTATTCTAGTCAACAATAAATATTGGAGCGGCAGTGGAAAGTGTAAAGGCAGTACAAGGATCAATTAAATCCATATCTCCATTCTGTCTCCGTAGAAGGAACTTCCGGAAAAGTGTATGCACAAATTGTTCACTTCCTTAGTAGTGCGTAGCTGTGTAGTTGTTCTTACTCCACGTTCTACACCGTTGCAAGTAGCTTCTGGGAGCGGTAAGTTGCTCGGCAGCAAGGGGAAGCGGCCGGGTACCGGGCGAACGGGATTTGGTGTACACGTAAGAACACAAAAACTGGGTCTCTAGGTCTTTCCGCACGGTTGGTGCGAGTGTATTTGTTGTGTATGTTGTTAGTTACAAACCGGCGCCTACTTTTCCCTATTTTGTTACTAGGTTGGTGTTGTGCATGgccgaaaccgaaacaaatTGACGTTTTAATTTCCGTTCAATTTTAGGTTTATTTTCCAGTGTATTTCGCCGAACGAAGTACGGTCGACTCGCTATGCCTGAAGCAGCTGCTACGTCCGAAACGCACCGGTTTACCTACCCGGAGGCGCGCCGTGATGATACCGTTGTGGAAGAGTTTCATGGTGTGAAGATTGCCGATCCTTACCGCTGGCTGGAGGATCCAGATGCGACCGAAACGCAAGCATACGTGGAGAAGCAGAACGAAATCTCGAAACCGTTCCTGGACACGTGTCCCGAGTGGAAGAAGCTGAATGAAAAGTTACGGAAGCGCTGGAACTATCCGAAGTACTCTTGTCCGTTCAAGCACGGCAATAAGTACTTTTTCTTCATGAACACGGGTTTGCAGAATCAGGAGTGAGTCCGTAACACTTCCCACCGTTGTGTACATGGATATAAACATTAAtccaattttctttcccaatCCGGTATCACCAACAGTGTTTTGTACGTGCAAGATAAGCTTGACGGTGAACCGAAAGTTTTTCTAGACCCGAACACACTTTCGACTGATGGAACCATCGCGCTGGTTGGATCACGATTTTCCGACGATGGAAAACTGTACGCGTACGGCTTGAGTCAGAGTGGTTCCGATTGGACTAAGCTCAAGATCCGTAACGTTGAAACTGGTGAAGATTTTCCTGAAACCATCGAACATACGAAGTTCGTTACTGCCTCCTGGACGAAGGACAATAAAGGATTCTTCTACGCACGTTATCCAGTAGTGGACGGAAAGGCGGACGGTTCAGAAACGGCTGCGAATGAAAATCAAAAGCTGTACTACCACCGGGTCGGTGAGTCGCAAGATAAGGACGTGTTGATTGCGGAGTTCCCAGAGGAACCATCTTGGAGATTGTTAGTATCCATGCTAGGCGGGTGTGTCGTTAGAAAGAAAGCTctttaaaagcaacaaattgttCTTGCAGAATGCCGGAAGTCTCCGATTGTGGTAAATATTTGATGCTGTTCATTATGAAGGGCTGCAAAGATATGCTGCTGTACTTTAGCAATTTGGAAAAGGCCGGAACACTCGATTCGAAGCTTGATTTCGTGAAAGTGGTCACCGAGTTCGATAGCGACTATGATGTAagtgagagtttttttttgcattattttctaCTTGTCCAGCAAAGTATTAATTGGTGAtgctcatttttctttcatttcagtACGTTACCAACGAGGGTAACATATTCTCGTTCCGCACGAACAAGGGCGCACCGAACTATCGGATCGTGAACATCGATTTCGATCAGCCCGAGATGGAGCATTGGAAAACGCTCGTAGCGGAGCATCCGAAGAACGTGCTCGATTGGACGACGTGCGTCAACAAGGATCGGATTGTGCTTGGGTACATTGATGATGTGAAATCGATGCTGCTGGTGCACAGTCTGGCAGATGGTAGCTTCGTGTCGAAGTTTCCGCTAGAAATTGGTACCGTGGCTGGGTTCAGCGGGAAGAAGAAGTATTCGGAgattttctaccatttcgtttcgttcctaACACCGGGCATTATCTACCATTACGATTTCGAGGGCAAAAAGGAGGACGGATCCGCGATGGAACCGACCGTCTTCCGTGAGGTGAAGATTGAAGACTTTGACAACAGCCAGTACGCGGTTGAACAAATCTTCTATCACAGCAAGGACGGCGAAAAAGTGCCAATGTTTATCGTGCAAAGGAAGCAGGAAAAGAAGGAACACAAACCGTGTCTGCTGTATGGGTACGGTGGGTTTAACATCTGTGTGCAGCCATCCTTTAGCATCACGGGACTGGTGTTTATCGATTCGTTTGATGGTATTTTGGCGTATCCGAATATTCGGGGTGGTGGGTAAGTCGTGGTTTATGCTTCTTCGTGTGCGTTAGCGCATTAATCATTGCGCTTTTCTATTACAGTGAATATGGCGAACGATGGCATAATGCTGGCCGGTTATTGAAGAAACAGAATGTATTTGATGATTTTCAGCATGCCTCGCAGTATCTGGTGGAGCATGGTTACACCACCCATGATAAGATCGCCATACAGGGTGGTTCTAATGGAGGGTTGCTTGTAGGGGCGTGCATAAACCAGCGTCCGGATCTGTTCGGGGCTGCCATTGCGCAAGTAGGGTAAGTACATACGCCGTCCATCTCAGTTCAATCAGTTATCAAGATTCtaataagtaaaaaatatcaattctCCTCTTCTGCAGCGTGATGGATATGCTTCGCTTCCATAAATTCACCATCGGACGTGCCTGGGTGTCGGATTACGGCGATATGAACGAGAAGGAACATTTCGAAAATTTGTTACGCTACTCGCCGCTGCACAATGTGCGCACACCCAAAGCGGATAAGGAGCAGTATCCGGCCACACTAGTGCTGACGGCTGACCACGACGATCGTGTCAGTCCGCTGCATTCGCTCAAGTTCGTTGCCGCACTGCATCATGCCATTAAAGATAGTGAACACCAAAAAAATCCACTATTACTGCGCGTCTACAGCAAAGCTGGCCACGGTATGGGCAAACCGACGGCCAAGAAGATCGAGGAAGCGACCGATATCCTAACGTTCATGTACAAGACGCTCGGGCTAAAGCTTTCGTTTTAAAGATCGGTTTAACACACGGAACGCGAACAAACAGATGAATAtgatagtttcttttttttttacataaatgcATGCggcatttgtttgtgttttttgatggtgtgaagaaacaaaattcaattcaCGAAATattgtacacttttttttgttgcttagaATGCCTAGGTTTTCATAACAAAGCTTGCGGTGTACGCGCGTACGCTTCGGCAATTGTCATCAATAGCGATTGAATTGGTggagcaaaatgaaaataaaacattgtttaaaataaaatcaaaaaagcAGAGACGCGTTTGAGTTTAGTCGAGAAACGattgttaaagaaaaatatttaaaaaaaaaaaacacatcaccgtttttattttctatcaaCCCCATTGCGAATGGTTGATCGtggtaaatgaaataaattaatgaacgATTGACTGGCGCGCTCAGTAAAGAAATGTATTGCACTACCCAACTGGGATAATGGCGCATGCATCCTCATTCTAATGCTCAACACAACTACTAAAGGTATGTCTGTAAtgagaaacaataaaaaagagaatataaaaatgttaaaacgaTGACATAAATGCAATATAAGTACGTTAGTACTACTCTAATGTAAATGAACATCAACTTATCAGACCAAATCAGAATGAAGTGAATGTAGTATAGTGTGGACCAAcgtaatggaaataaaaaaggcaatGTCGAACTACGGTATTAGTATTAATAAATCTAGCTACAAAAACCCCGTACTAAATTATGTTCCCATATGTTATACGCGTCGATGCCTATGTTTTGAATTTcgcttgtatttttttctttattatacgCATGTCGGTGctctttcctttcgctttGTTCCGATGTTCGATTGTTGCACTCAGTTCGTCTGTATAGTTATGTATATTGAATTTactgctttctcgctttcatCTTCGAGTTTTAGTACGTGTGTTGTTCTCTTCGGTTGATTCTATTCCGTCTTTGATTTTGCCTGCCACATCTCTCAGCACCTTATGCTTCCCCCCTTCACGTTAATTCCGTGTCAACAAGTTAAACAGTGTTCATATACACTTCCCTATCTCTTATGATCGTGTAATGGAACAAGGGGGTGGGGTGGAAAAATGCTGTTGAATGTTTTACACAATGTAGCGCTAGTAGGTAGTGTCGAGTCGAGTCTTGTAATGAGATTGAGCTGTTTTCATATAGTCCGGTATAGTGTGTACATACAGAGGTTACTTGCTGTTGCGTCTGCCGCGGTTCATTCGGAGGGTTGATACTATTGGCATTCCTTGCTTGTTATACAGACACATATTAGAGTTTCGATCTGGTTTCTAATCTGGCTAACAAACTCTTACTTTGATGATTGCATTCCGTTTTATTATTGCCTATTGACAGACCGTGTAAAGATGTACCGCCTGTTCATCAGTATGTATATATGCCTGTCTGCTCGCTCTGTTCATCGCGCAACACAAGATGCTATTTTACCGATACGATTCACCCTGCGCACCATCCTATGGATCCATATGCTACGGTTATTATTGTATGTAAGACGATAAATCTTAACTGTGTGTCTCAGAGTATATCATTTAACGCGTTTTAACGGTTCCCTTCGCCGAAGGAAGGGTTCGCGCCTTCCCTTCCGAATCCGAATCGTATTGTGGTTAATTCGAGTTATTTGTTTGCCTTGGTTTTACTATCTATCTATAGCTGTTTGCTTTCCCTTCCATTAATGTACGATTTCAATATATTATAGTCTACACGTTACGGATGTGTTCCGCACACGAGGAGAAGGAgagttttaatttataatggtttttttttaatccgaTACATGAACTTTAACGCACGATTCGCTCCTATGTGTTGATATTGTTTTGATTATACAGATGTTACATCCTACAGTTGTGAAATTTATAtgcaagaacaaaacaaaaaaaaaacaaaaccgaatgaaaagaaagcaaaagcgtTCCTTTTCCCCTTATTAGACACTCGTTTATCGCAACGTATTTCAACTAACTAAAACCACCACGTTAAAGAATAAATTGCTCATGAAATCTCACTCCTGCACGATACTATTACTACGCTGAACAGTAGAACATAAAAAGTGAACGATTGTATTAACCACTTTCGTTTTAACATGTTGGTTGTGGTTTGCTTCATAGATCATCACTGGTTATCCCGCTTTTATTTACCTTCGCTCGCATTTCcattattgtgttttgttgtaacTGTTTGGATAACATTCATATATAATTCAAATAGTAAACTAGCGGCTTGATGAGATTCATTCAAAGGACAGCAAGACCTTTCTACGTTTgggagttgtttttgttttttttgttttgcatttcatgATAACTTTACAATAGATGATATATCGTGTATGTATATACGTATGTACACCTCTCATATTAGTGGGTGTGCTGCtagatgtgtgtatgtgtgtagagAAGGATTTGGTTACATGGTAAATGCTGTTTGCTTTAACTCTTGCTCTAAAGTTTGCTTTAACATCTCATTGTACACATCTTACTTTAATTTATATATAGTTATTGTTTTTCGACATTCGACACCTTTACTAACAGCTCCAACCTTCCCATTGTATTTGCATTCCTTCCATTTCTCCTTGTAAGTGTGTTGGcccaaaataaacatttctgCTGTGTGCCAATGGAGAAATAAGTTATGTAATGTACATAGTAAATATATCCGTTTAAACAATGTAccaaaatgtgtgtttgtttttttactaatCACGCAATCACGATAATAAGGTAGTTTGTTggtaaacttttcttttgttcttgtcAACTGTTGCTCGCTTTATGGTTGATAATAGGCCAGAGtaagattgtgttttttttcttcttctgcaaaTGGTGACGCAAATTTTACACACTTCCATCATTGTTTTATTcacgaattttttttccttttccctgtTCACTAACCAATCCTGTCTAGCTTTTTAGCTACCGAACGTTTGCTTATTTCGTTGGATTGATTAAGGCTTGGAGTatgtgaaaaaagaaaggtaaCGATAGAACATTTATGCTGCATTGTATAACGATCGTTTGCTTGGCCTTATGAGTAACGATAGTGATAAGTGATTTGATATATTCTCATCAGCCACACCTTTGCAAATGACAAATGGGATGATAAAGGATGTAGCATTGCGTTCGAGCTAAAGCAAATGGAAGCACTAGAGATAAAGAGTTCGACAGAACATCAGGGATCagtaaagatttgtttttttttttcttcgaaacaTTAGCCCAAAAATAGAACAGTTGAAAGGGGATAAGGTtatgcacaaaaacaaaagattttaaCTCTTTATGGTTTCAAAGCCGAATGTCGACAATGTAGTATTGCTCATTCTGCTCCATGTTTCGATCCTCGCTTGACAGAAAGGTTGGCGAAATTCCTCAAACTCCTAACGTGATAATAACGCTTATATAACTAATCTAATTGTCCTTTTAAGATTTTGATTTCCATTCTTCCTTGTTATTTTCTTGTGGCACGCCTTCACTAGTAGCTTCCCTTCCATGTACGCACGAAGACAAATGTTTACGTTCAATGTCAGCCTTCCGAATGCTTTAATAACTGATTGATGTGATGCAGGTTTTGATACATATTTACAGTCCTTCCGTTTGCTGGTACCAATTTTCTCCGTACCCTTACAGTTCCGTTCGCCTGGTTGTGTCGTTACGATACACGTGATACACGTTTCACTGATCTGATCACTGATCACTGACGAAGTGCCGTCTCATCACATCCTCTGCTTAGTCCCCTGCGGTTCCCTGCTTAGTTGTAATCGTAATCTACTTGATATCGTAAATTTTCCTAGCAAGCAAAATGGCGCGATGCGGTTTAGCGTTTTGGCATTTGTTAGTAGCGTCCATCCCAATAAGCACAGATGAATAAGGTGACGTAAAGGTGTCCGCGCACAAGTAAGATTAGATTGTGTGGTGGTTGAACACGCAGAGACGAATGGATGATAGCGCGAAAAGAGAGAAGATAAAGAAAGAGATGAATCATTTACAATGAATTACAACTACCGATGGAAGCAATTGCTTGCAGTTAATAGAATGACAAATTAATTCGTGGcgttttttaaaacacataaTAACCGTCATAAAGGAGTTGGAGTAAATTTGgtagtaaaaaaatgaattagttATGTTACATTAAAACGCCacaaattttgtttgaaaatttgatacaTATCAGCGGTGCGGTAGGAAATAGGAATGATGTTAATTGATTCTTCTATGCTTTTCACTCGGTTTTCGAAGGGAATAGGTATACATTAGTTATTTTGTGAAATATCATTAAAGTTCAAAGATGTTaacataaatgtaaaaaaagaaaataaaaacttacaCATTTCAAAactataataataaaatgtctTATAGAGAGAAAGACATTGGAGCCACCAGATTCTCTTCCTTCAATATCCTCAGTATGATTTTTCGGCAATAgtttatgtgttttactttCCAATATCtgtcttatttattttaaataataatgcatAATATGTCTGTGTCgttaacaaaaatatatgtatataattGTAAAGTGTTCGTGGCTGAGCTAACTTAGTAAATCTACTACGGTaaggataataaataaaaatctgcatagacaaaagaaaacagaaccgTATTCCTCTCACACAACGCAGACTCTAACttcaccttttttccccctaaaTTTCCCAATACTTTTACAGTGACGATAGTTCCGTACCGGTAAGACACTAATCCTTTATACGATTCGTATAAACACAATTGCGCTAATTCACTTACTCCAAGTAAACACTAACTAATTTAGAATGCTGGGTGGAAAATTCTATAGCTTCCCATCGCTTTCCAAGTAATACAAAGTTGACCATACGTTCGCTTGGCTTTGCTGTGTACACTTATGCCACAAATAGGTTAATATGCAGCTTGAAAGTAATTCTTCTATTAGTCAGACCTTTAAACATGACATAGGCGTATAATTGCGAATCGCATAGACATTTTTGTATTCGATTTCACCAGAAaatgaaccaacaaaaaagctaaTTTACAAGAGAAAAgaatttcttgttttattagCGAAAAGTTAAGTGTTGTTCGTTAATTGCATTATCCAAACCAGAGTGTTCCAAATGCATAACATGGACCACATTTATGAACGGTATGTGATGTTTGATTGCTTGCATAACACAATTTGGATAAGAGAAATCTTTAGTTTGTTTCCTTCTAAACCATCCgtccatttttgtttgcaacacATTCACAAGATTAAACCTTCATCATCcttttgacatttttacaccaaatagAAGGCTATGCATGTATGTATGGGTGGTCTAAGTATACTTCAGtgcaaaatacaattaaactTTGCTTTCATCCCTTTCAACTATCAAGAAtctgctttgtttttctttctgtcgCCCAACACTTCATACAGTTGGATTTGTGTCGGTGTTCGGTTTGGCgttgaatataaataa
Proteins encoded in this window:
- the LOC125763916 gene encoding prolyl endopeptidase isoform X1, with translation MHKLFTSLVVRSCVVVLTPRSTPLQVASGSGLFSSVFRRTKYGRLAMPEAAATSETHRFTYPEARRDDTVVEEFHGVKIADPYRWLEDPDATETQAYVEKQNEISKPFLDTCPEWKKLNEKLRKRWNYPKYSCPFKHGNKYFFFMNTGLQNQDVLYVQDKLDGEPKVFLDPNTLSTDGTIALVGSRFSDDGKLYAYGLSQSGSDWTKLKIRNVETGEDFPETIEHTKFVTASWTKDNKGFFYARYPVVDGKADGSETAANENQKLYYHRVGESQDKDVLIAEFPEEPSWRLMPEVSDCGKYLMLFIMKGCKDMLLYFSNLEKAGTLDSKLDFVKVVTEFDSDYDYVTNEGNIFSFRTNKGAPNYRIVNIDFDQPEMEHWKTLVAEHPKNVLDWTTCVNKDRIVLGYIDDVKSMLLVHSLADGSFVSKFPLEIGTVAGFSGKKKYSEIFYHFVSFLTPGIIYHYDFEGKKEDGSAMEPTVFREVKIEDFDNSQYAVEQIFYHSKDGEKVPMFIVQRKQEKKEHKPCLLYGYGGFNICVQPSFSITGLVFIDSFDGILAYPNIRGGGEYGERWHNAGRLLKKQNVFDDFQHASQYLVEHGYTTHDKIAIQGGSNGGLLVGACINQRPDLFGAAIAQVGVMDMLRFHKFTIGRAWVSDYGDMNEKEHFENLLRYSPLHNVRTPKADKEQYPATLVLTADHDDRVSPLHSLKFVAALHHAIKDSEHQKNPLLLRVYSKAGHGMGKPTAKKIEEATDILTFMYKTLGLKLSF
- the LOC125763916 gene encoding prolyl endopeptidase isoform X2; its protein translation is MLLVTNRRLLFPILLLGLFSSVFRRTKYGRLAMPEAAATSETHRFTYPEARRDDTVVEEFHGVKIADPYRWLEDPDATETQAYVEKQNEISKPFLDTCPEWKKLNEKLRKRWNYPKYSCPFKHGNKYFFFMNTGLQNQDVLYVQDKLDGEPKVFLDPNTLSTDGTIALVGSRFSDDGKLYAYGLSQSGSDWTKLKIRNVETGEDFPETIEHTKFVTASWTKDNKGFFYARYPVVDGKADGSETAANENQKLYYHRVGESQDKDVLIAEFPEEPSWRLMPEVSDCGKYLMLFIMKGCKDMLLYFSNLEKAGTLDSKLDFVKVVTEFDSDYDYVTNEGNIFSFRTNKGAPNYRIVNIDFDQPEMEHWKTLVAEHPKNVLDWTTCVNKDRIVLGYIDDVKSMLLVHSLADGSFVSKFPLEIGTVAGFSGKKKYSEIFYHFVSFLTPGIIYHYDFEGKKEDGSAMEPTVFREVKIEDFDNSQYAVEQIFYHSKDGEKVPMFIVQRKQEKKEHKPCLLYGYGGFNICVQPSFSITGLVFIDSFDGILAYPNIRGGGEYGERWHNAGRLLKKQNVFDDFQHASQYLVEHGYTTHDKIAIQGGSNGGLLVGACINQRPDLFGAAIAQVGVMDMLRFHKFTIGRAWVSDYGDMNEKEHFENLLRYSPLHNVRTPKADKEQYPATLVLTADHDDRVSPLHSLKFVAALHHAIKDSEHQKNPLLLRVYSKAGHGMGKPTAKKIEEATDILTFMYKTLGLKLSF